One region of Polaribacter pectinis genomic DNA includes:
- the trpD gene encoding anthranilate phosphoribosyltransferase codes for MKAILNRLYNHERLSKEEAKQILIDIASEKYNDAHLASFMTVFMMRPITADELSGFRNALKELAIKVDFTDYNTIDIVGTGGDGKDTFNISTLTSFIVAGTGQKVAKHGNYSVSSQSGSSDMLESFGYNFTNDESVLKEHLEKANICFLHAPKFHPAMKAVSPTRKALALKTFFNMLGPLVNPSSPNNHMLGTFNLEIARLYNYILQEENINYGIIHALDGYDEISLTSGFKFFTKHGEQIINPEDLGQKRIQQSEIFGGNSVADAAKIFKSILDGKGTDAQNNVVLTNAAFALTIVDDAKSFENAFEEAKKSLFGLKAKNTLEKLVSL; via the coding sequence ATGAAAGCAATTTTAAACAGACTTTATAATCACGAAAGATTGTCTAAAGAAGAAGCAAAACAAATCTTAATAGATATTGCTTCAGAAAAATACAATGATGCACATTTAGCTTCATTTATGACCGTTTTTATGATGCGTCCAATTACTGCAGATGAACTTTCTGGTTTCAGAAATGCTTTAAAAGAATTGGCTATAAAAGTAGATTTTACTGATTATAATACCATAGATATTGTTGGAACTGGTGGCGATGGAAAAGATACATTTAACATATCTACTTTAACCTCATTTATAGTTGCAGGAACAGGTCAAAAAGTTGCAAAACACGGTAATTATTCTGTGTCTTCGCAATCTGGTTCATCAGATATGTTAGAAAGTTTTGGGTACAATTTTACAAACGATGAAAGTGTTTTAAAAGAGCATTTAGAAAAAGCGAATATTTGTTTTTTACATGCGCCAAAATTTCATCCAGCTATGAAAGCTGTAAGTCCAACAAGAAAAGCATTGGCGTTAAAAACGTTTTTTAATATGTTAGGTCCTTTGGTAAACCCAAGTTCGCCAAACAACCACATGTTGGGGACTTTCAATTTGGAAATTGCACGTTTGTATAATTACATTTTGCAAGAAGAAAATATCAATTATGGAATTATTCACGCGTTAGATGGTTATGACGAAATCTCATTAACAAGCGGTTTTAAATTTTTTACCAAACACGGAGAACAAATTATAAATCCTGAAGATTTAGGTCAGAAAAGAATTCAGCAATCAGAAATATTTGGAGGAAATTCTGTGGCAGATGCAGCAAAGATTTTTAAATCTATTTTAGATGGAAAAGGAACAGATGCACAAAATAATGTGGTGTTAACAAATGCTGCTTTTGCATTAACAATTGTTGATGATGCAAAGTCTTTTGAAAATGCTTTTGAAGAAGCAAAAAAATCGCTTTTTGGATTGAAAGCAAAGAACACATTAGAGAAATTAGTAAGTTTATAA
- a CDS encoding four helix bundle protein: MKKDNIIQTKSYNFAVRIVKLYKHLSQEKKGFVLSKQLLRSGTSIGANVEEAIGGQSRKDFFAKLTIAYKEARESHYWIRLLKDTDFLSDKESESLITDIEEILKIIGSIQKTIRNTNS, translated from the coding sequence ATGAAAAAGGATAACATAATTCAGACTAAAAGCTATAATTTTGCAGTTAGAATTGTGAAATTATACAAGCATTTATCACAAGAGAAGAAAGGATTTGTATTAAGTAAACAATTATTACGTTCAGGCACTTCAATAGGAGCAAATGTTGAAGAAGCAATTGGAGGGCAAAGCAGAAAAGATTTTTTCGCCAAATTAACAATAGCTTACAAGGAAGCTAGAGAATCTCATTATTGGATTCGTTTATTAAAAGATACTGATTTTTTATCAGACAAAGAATCAGAATCTTTAATCACAGATATTGAAGAAATTTTAAAAATTATCGGAAGTATTCAAAAAACAATTAGAAACACAAATTCGTAA
- the trpC gene encoding indole-3-glycerol phosphate synthase TrpC, with amino-acid sequence MTILDKIIAFKKKEVAKIKAEVPVKKLVESPSFGRTTFSLKKSLLEVGSTGIIAEYKRQSPSKGIINDKATIAEVTNGYLDANVAAQSILTDTSFFGGTMADLMEARVINQQKPILRKDFIVDGFQIVEAKAIGADVILLIASCLTSTELKNYGNLAVDLGMEVLYEVHTQEDLDKINDLDNKIIGINNRNLKTFEVDLEHSIKLSNQIPDTCLKVSESGISDPKIITGLKEFGFHGFLIGENFMKEENPGEACQEFIYQIR; translated from the coding sequence ATGACAATTTTAGATAAAATAATCGCATTTAAAAAGAAGGAAGTTGCAAAAATAAAAGCAGAAGTTCCTGTAAAGAAATTAGTAGAAAGTCCGAGTTTTGGAAGAACAACTTTTTCATTAAAGAAATCTTTGTTAGAAGTTGGTTCTACAGGAATTATTGCTGAATACAAAAGACAATCTCCTTCCAAAGGAATTATAAATGATAAAGCAACGATTGCAGAGGTTACAAACGGATATTTAGATGCAAATGTAGCTGCACAATCTATTTTAACGGACACTTCATTTTTTGGAGGAACAATGGCAGATTTGATGGAAGCAAGAGTTATAAATCAACAAAAACCAATCTTAAGAAAAGATTTTATTGTTGATGGATTTCAAATTGTGGAAGCAAAAGCCATTGGAGCAGATGTAATTTTATTAATCGCTTCTTGTTTGACTTCAACAGAGCTAAAAAACTACGGAAATTTAGCGGTGGATTTAGGAATGGAAGTTTTGTACGAAGTACATACGCAAGAAGATTTAGATAAAATTAATGATTTAGATAACAAGATTATCGGGATTAATAACAGAAATTTAAAAACTTTTGAAGTTGATTTAGAGCATTCTATAAAGTTATCAAATCAAATTCCTGATACGTGTTTAAAAGTTTCAGAAAGCGGTATTTCTGACCCAAAAATTATTACTGGATTAAAAGAATTTGGTTTTCACGGTTTTTTAATCGGAGAAAACTTCATGAAAGAAGAAAACCCAGGAGAAGCTTGTCAAGAGTTTATATATCAAATTAGATAA
- a CDS encoding phosphoribosylanthranilate isomerase produces MKYTENIEQVAGLLPDYLGFIFYEKSKRNFEGIIPELPKSIKKTGVFVNEYKEIVISLVEEYGLDAIQLHGDESVEYVSELKNQLTERRALFIEENKHIKKQKNKHTISKNEIEIIKVFGIKDDFNFDILKPYEAIVDFFLFDTKGKERGGNGVTFNWEVLKNYNSTKPFFLSGGIGLEQIEEVKNIRKTDLPIYALDVNSKFETKAGLKSVENIKRFKHEISTN; encoded by the coding sequence ATGAAATACACAGAAAATATCGAACAAGTTGCAGGACTTTTACCTGATTACTTGGGTTTTATTTTCTATGAGAAATCAAAAAGAAATTTTGAAGGAATTATTCCTGAACTTCCAAAATCAATTAAGAAAACAGGTGTTTTTGTAAATGAATATAAAGAAATTGTAATTTCTTTAGTTGAGGAATATGGTTTAGATGCAATACAGTTACATGGAGACGAATCTGTGGAATATGTTTCTGAATTAAAAAATCAATTAACAGAAAGACGCGCTTTATTTATTGAAGAAAATAAGCACATCAAAAAGCAAAAAAACAAACACACTATTTCTAAAAATGAAATAGAAATTATAAAAGTATTCGGAATAAAAGATGATTTTAATTTCGATATTTTAAAACCTTATGAAGCTATTGTAGACTTCTTTTTATTTGATACAAAAGGAAAAGAACGTGGTGGAAATGGAGTAACGTTTAATTGGGAAGTTCTTAAAAATTACAATTCTACAAAACCATTTTTCTTAAGTGGAGGTATAGGATTAGAGCAAATAGAAGAAGTTAAAAACATAAGAAAAACAGATTTACCAATTTACGCATTAGATGTAAATAGCAAGTTTGAAACAAAAGCTGGTTTAAAATCAGTAGAAAACATAAAGAGATTTAAGCATGAAATTTCAACCAACTAA
- the trpB gene encoding tryptophan synthase subunit beta, translating to MKFQPTKEGYYGQFGGAFIPELLYPNVKELEDNYLKILESDEFQKEYKDLLQHYVGRPSPLYLAKRLSEKYGATIYLKREDLNHTGAHKVNNTIGQILVAKHLGKTKIIAETGAGQHGVATATVCALMNLECTVFMGEVDIKRQAPNVARMKMLGAKVVAATSGSKTLKDATNEAIRYWIQNPETYYLIGSVVGPHPYPDMVARLQAVISEEMKAQLKEQTGNENPDTIIACVGGGSNAAGAFYHYLENEKVELIAVEAAGLGVNSGESAATSQLGEVGVIHGSKTILMQDEYGQIVEPYSLSAGLDYPGVGPLHAYLFETKRAKFMNATDKEALDAAFELTKIEGIIPALETAHALAVLPKMDLKKDQVVVINLSGRGDKDLETYINHLEK from the coding sequence ATGAAATTTCAACCAACTAAAGAAGGTTATTACGGACAATTTGGTGGCGCATTTATTCCAGAATTATTGTACCCAAATGTAAAAGAGTTAGAAGATAATTATTTAAAAATTTTAGAATCTGACGAATTTCAAAAAGAGTATAAAGATTTGTTGCAACATTATGTTGGAAGGCCAAGTCCATTGTATTTAGCAAAAAGATTGTCAGAAAAATATGGCGCAACTATATATTTAAAACGAGAAGATTTAAATCATACAGGTGCACATAAAGTAAATAATACTATTGGACAGATTTTAGTAGCAAAACATTTAGGGAAAACAAAAATTATTGCAGAAACTGGTGCAGGACAACATGGTGTTGCAACAGCAACTGTTTGTGCTTTAATGAATTTGGAATGTACTGTTTTTATGGGCGAAGTTGACATTAAACGTCAGGCTCCAAACGTTGCAAGAATGAAAATGTTAGGCGCAAAAGTTGTGGCAGCCACAAGTGGAAGTAAAACACTAAAAGATGCTACAAATGAAGCGATAAGATATTGGATTCAGAACCCAGAAACCTATTATTTAATTGGTTCTGTAGTTGGGCCACATCCATATCCAGATATGGTTGCACGATTACAAGCTGTAATTTCAGAAGAAATGAAAGCACAGTTAAAAGAGCAAACTGGTAATGAAAACCCAGATACAATTATAGCTTGTGTTGGAGGTGGAAGTAATGCAGCTGGTGCTTTTTATCATTATTTAGAAAACGAAAAAGTAGAATTAATTGCTGTGGAAGCTGCTGGTTTAGGAGTTAATTCTGGCGAAAGTGCTGCAACATCTCAATTAGGAGAAGTTGGTGTAATTCATGGAAGTAAAACTATTTTAATGCAAGATGAATATGGACAAATAGTAGAACCATACTCTCTTTCAGCTGGTTTAGATTATCCTGGAGTTGGTCCTTTACACGCCTATTTATTCGAAACAAAACGTGCAAAATTTATGAACGCAACTGATAAAGAAGCATTAGATGCTGCTTTTGAGTTGACGAAGATAGAAGGAATAATTCCTGCTTTGGAAACTGCACATGCTTTAGCTGTTTTACCAAAGATGGATTTGAAAAAAGACCAAGTTGTGGTGATAAATTTATCAGGTAGAGGAGACAAGGATTTAGAAACTTATATTAATCATTTAGAAAAGTAA
- the trpA gene encoding tryptophan synthase subunit alpha has translation MNSIQELFQKKDKNLLSIYFTCGYPKLEDTTKVISELEKSGVDFIEVGLPYSDPLADGPTIQDSSQKALENGINLDVIFEQLLALKETNKTPLILMGYLNQMLKFGEEKFCQKVVDCGIDTLILPDLPMIEYENHYKQLFEKYGLTNVFLITPHTSEERIRKIDSYSKAFIYVVASASITGAKGEISNNQVAYFERIRAMNLQSKLIVGFGISDKSTFNTACKYANGTIIGSAFIKYLGKNGVDKIDGFIKPIIC, from the coding sequence ATGAATTCGATACAAGAGTTATTTCAGAAAAAAGATAAGAATTTATTGTCTATCTATTTTACTTGCGGATATCCAAAATTAGAGGATACTACAAAAGTAATTTCAGAATTAGAAAAAAGTGGTGTCGATTTTATTGAAGTCGGTTTGCCATATTCAGACCCTTTAGCAGATGGACCAACTATACAAGATAGTAGTCAAAAAGCATTAGAAAACGGAATTAATTTAGATGTTATTTTTGAGCAGTTATTAGCTCTAAAAGAAACAAATAAAACGCCATTAATTTTAATGGGATATTTAAACCAAATGCTAAAATTTGGTGAGGAAAAATTTTGTCAAAAAGTAGTTGATTGCGGAATTGACACATTAATTCTGCCAGATTTACCAATGATAGAATATGAAAATCATTACAAACAATTATTTGAAAAATACGGTTTAACGAATGTGTTTTTAATTACACCTCATACTTCAGAAGAGAGAATTAGAAAGATAGATTCTTATTCTAAAGCTTTTATTTATGTTGTTGCTTCGGCTTCAATAACTGGAGCAAAAGGAGAAATTTCTAACAATCAAGTTGCGTATTTCGAAAGAATTAGAGCAATGAATTTACAAAGTAAATTGATTGTAGGTTTTGGTATTTCAGATAAATCAACCTTTAATACAGCTTGTAAATATGCAAACGGAACCATTATTGGTTCTGCATTTATAAAATATTTAGGTAAAAATGGTGTTGATAAAATTGATGGTTTTATAAAACCAATTATATGTTAA
- a CDS encoding T9SS type A sorting domain-containing protein, which yields MKKNIFLILLFTGFSIYSQEYQKMIDDGNFSVKKIQETAEKYFEGKDKGRGSGYKQYKRWEYFALKQQDKNGLIKDPVYLYDEWNQYSKKQNIKNENSARGFNDNWSEVGPKYWDDTSGWNPGVGRISGFAVEKTNQNHIIVGSIGGGIWKTTNAGVNWQPLTDNHGNMFAYSLAIDPINNSTYYWGSSSGRIYKSTDSGAVWTPIANAGNSNILKILIHPTNSNIIFATSENSGLYKSTDAGNSWVNVISGSSYDVEFDPNDSSIVFASGSKIHRSTDTGSNFTEITGLGTGVKMLGVTKADSNKVYIVEASGGTFGDFYFSLDNGLSFFKVTSHSGKNYFGYESNASDNRGQAPRDMGIAVSQTNADEVHIAGINTWRSTDGGLNFTITSQWQPSEAINENIGYCHADVDDIEFIGDNLYAITDGGIYICEDSPTLNKDYYRDLTTGLGIRQFYLFGVSQTDPVIISGGSQDNGSSVLRSDGTWVDWLGADGFESLIDVNDPNTIYGSIYNGTFYKSTNQGTSYTNLPRPETTGWVTPFEQDNTGTLYFAGKKLYRSDDAGSTWVADNFDFDNFINQIKIAPSNKDYIYASTEGGKMYSAVSTPVGSIWEEITGFSGNINSISIHPTDHLKVAISVTGSSEKVYITSDGGSTWTGYSNNLPNFTAYALVWDNNGRDGLYLGMDYGVYYIDNQFTEWNLFNTGLPNVKVTELEINYADNNLYVATYGRGVWKSPRSNGVLNIENHILESLNVYPNPATTKLNISWDKSENVALRLFNTNGQLLYYNKETSLTKPLEINTSQFASGIYYLKVSSHKGNYTKKIVLK from the coding sequence ATGAAAAAAAATATATTTCTAATATTACTTTTTACAGGTTTTTCAATCTATTCTCAAGAATATCAAAAAATGATTGATGACGGTAATTTTTCAGTTAAAAAAATACAAGAAACTGCTGAAAAATATTTTGAAGGAAAAGACAAAGGTAGGGGTTCTGGTTATAAACAATACAAGCGTTGGGAGTATTTCGCTTTGAAACAGCAAGATAAAAATGGTTTGATTAAAGACCCTGTTTATTTATACGACGAATGGAACCAATACTCTAAAAAACAAAATATTAAAAATGAAAATTCAGCAAGAGGTTTTAATGATAATTGGTCTGAAGTTGGCCCTAAATATTGGGATGACACTAGCGGTTGGAATCCAGGAGTAGGAAGAATTTCTGGCTTTGCTGTTGAAAAAACAAATCAAAATCATATTATAGTTGGCTCTATTGGAGGTGGTATTTGGAAAACTACAAATGCAGGTGTAAACTGGCAACCTTTAACAGATAATCATGGTAACATGTTTGCTTATTCTCTAGCAATAGACCCAATTAACAACTCCACTTACTACTGGGGTTCTAGTTCTGGTAGAATTTATAAATCTACTGACTCTGGAGCAGTTTGGACACCAATTGCTAACGCAGGAAACAGTAATATTTTAAAGATACTTATTCATCCTACAAATTCTAACATAATTTTTGCAACGTCGGAAAACAGCGGTCTTTATAAATCTACTGATGCTGGAAATTCTTGGGTTAATGTAATCTCTGGAAGCTCCTATGATGTTGAATTTGATCCTAATGACAGCTCAATTGTATTTGCTTCTGGATCAAAAATACATAGATCTACAGATACTGGAAGTAATTTTACTGAAATTACAGGTTTAGGAACAGGAGTTAAAATGCTGGGTGTAACAAAAGCAGATTCAAATAAAGTATATATCGTTGAAGCTTCTGGAGGTACATTTGGTGATTTTTATTTTTCATTAGATAATGGCCTTAGCTTTTTTAAAGTAACATCACATTCTGGTAAAAACTATTTTGGATATGAATCTAATGCTTCAGACAATAGAGGACAAGCTCCTAGAGATATGGGTATTGCCGTTTCTCAAACTAATGCAGATGAAGTTCATATTGCAGGAATAAATACTTGGAGATCTACAGATGGTGGTTTAAACTTTACTATAACTTCTCAATGGCAACCATCAGAAGCAATTAATGAAAACATTGGTTATTGTCATGCAGATGTAGATGATATTGAATTTATTGGAGATAATTTATACGCTATTACAGATGGTGGTATATATATATGTGAAGATTCACCAACACTTAACAAAGATTATTACAGAGATTTAACAACAGGTCTAGGTATTAGACAATTTTATTTATTCGGAGTATCTCAAACAGATCCTGTAATTATTTCTGGAGGATCTCAAGACAATGGTTCTTCAGTTTTAAGAAGTGATGGAACTTGGGTAGATTGGTTAGGAGCAGATGGTTTTGAGTCTTTAATTGATGTTAATGACCCTAATACAATTTATGGCTCTATTTATAACGGAACTTTTTATAAATCTACCAACCAAGGTACATCTTATACTAATTTACCAAGACCAGAAACAACTGGTTGGGTTACACCTTTTGAACAAGATAATACAGGTACATTGTACTTTGCAGGAAAAAAACTTTACAGATCTGATGATGCTGGAAGTACTTGGGTTGCAGATAATTTTGATTTTGATAACTTTATAAACCAAATTAAAATAGCTCCTTCAAACAAAGATTACATATATGCTTCAACAGAAGGTGGAAAAATGTATAGTGCAGTAAGTACTCCAGTAGGAAGTATTTGGGAGGAGATTACAGGTTTTTCTGGAAACATAAATAGTATTTCTATTCACCCAACAGATCACTTAAAAGTAGCTATTTCTGTTACTGGATCTTCTGAAAAAGTTTATATTACTTCAGATGGTGGATCAACTTGGACTGGCTACAGCAACAACTTACCAAATTTTACAGCCTATGCATTAGTTTGGGATAATAATGGTAGAGACGGATTGTATTTAGGTATGGATTATGGAGTTTATTACATAGACAATCAATTTACAGAATGGAACTTATTTAACACAGGATTACCAAATGTAAAAGTGACAGAATTAGAAATAAATTATGCCGACAATAATTTATATGTTGCTACTTATGGTAGAGGTGTTTGGAAATCTCCAAGATCTAATGGAGTTTTAAACATCGAAAATCATATTTTAGAATCTTTAAATGTTTATCCAAATCCAGCTACAACAAAGCTGAATATCTCTTGGGATAAATCTGAAAACGTAGCTTTAAGATTGTTTAATACAAATGGGCAATTGTTATATTACAATAAAGAAACAAGCTTAACTAAACCTTTAGAAATTAATACTTCTCAATTTGCTAGTGGAATTTATTATTTAAAAGTAAGTTCTCATAAAGGAAATTACACAAAGAAAATAGTATTAAAATAG
- a CDS encoding FKBP-type peptidyl-prolyl cis-trans isomerase: protein MKSYLSIFFIAFLLVSCSNDDTSFEPQTEADIIKYIADNNLDAKKTSSGLYYVINKEGTGPRPANSSANVTVIYKGYFLNGRVFDENKSGYTTNLNQVIAGWTEGIQLFKEKGEGILIIPSNLGYGPNGRGSIPGGAVLVFDITLKSVN from the coding sequence ATGAAATCTTATTTATCTATATTTTTTATAGCCTTTTTATTAGTGTCCTGTTCTAATGATGACACTTCTTTTGAACCACAAACAGAAGCAGATATTATTAAATACATTGCTGATAATAATTTAGACGCAAAAAAAACGAGTTCGGGCTTATACTATGTAATTAATAAAGAAGGAACTGGACCTAGACCTGCAAATAGTAGCGCTAACGTAACAGTTATTTACAAAGGGTATTTCTTAAACGGTAGAGTTTTTGATGAAAATAAAAGTGGTTACACTACAAATTTGAATCAAGTTATTGCTGGCTGGACAGAAGGTATTCAGCTTTTTAAGGAAAAAGGAGAAGGTATTTTAATAATTCCTTCTAATTTAGGTTATGGCCCAAATGGAAGAGGTTCTATTCCTGGAGGAGCCGTTTTAGTTTTTGATATTACATTAAAAAGTGTAAACTAA
- a CDS encoding amidohydrolase codes for MISCQKEKADMIVINSNAYTVNSNFESAEAFAIKDGKFIAVGSSDEIQNKYQSENTIDAKNQTIVPGLIDAHCHFYRMGLQQQKVSLEGTTSYDEVLEKLVAFQKQKNTTFITGRGWDQNDWEIKEFPTKDRLDKLFPTIPVAIGRVDGHALLVNQAAIDLSGISKNTKVSGGEIIMKDGEMTGVLIDAAMDFIKFPSTSKKEAIQGLLDAEKISFSYGLTTVDDAGISKQTIELIDSLQQTNDLKMRVYAMVSGDNQQEIDYYINKGIVKTDRLNVRSFKVYGDGALGSRGAAMRKPYSDRENHFGALIYFPERYQEIAKQIAASDYQMNTHAIGDSANTWMLKTYKEVLKNAKNRRWRIEHAQIISKEDFKNFDNILPSVQPTHATSDMYWAKDRVGAERVKGAYAFKDLLNQYGKIALGTDFPVEQVNPFLTFYAATIRKDVNNYPENGFQMENALTREETLKGMTIWAAFSNFEEDEKGSIEVGKFADFVILNQNIMEVEGSKIPETKVVSTFVNGEQVY; via the coding sequence ATGATTTCTTGTCAGAAAGAAAAAGCAGATATGATTGTTATCAACTCAAACGCATATACAGTTAATTCTAATTTTGAATCAGCGGAAGCTTTTGCAATAAAAGACGGAAAGTTTATTGCTGTTGGTTCTAGTGATGAAATTCAGAATAAATACCAATCAGAAAATACGATTGATGCAAAAAACCAAACAATTGTGCCAGGTTTAATAGATGCACATTGTCATTTTTACAGAATGGGTTTACAACAGCAAAAAGTATCATTAGAAGGAACAACAAGTTATGATGAGGTTTTAGAAAAGTTAGTTGCTTTTCAAAAACAAAAGAATACAACTTTTATTACTGGTAGAGGTTGGGACCAAAACGATTGGGAAATAAAAGAATTCCCAACTAAAGATAGGTTAGATAAACTATTTCCAACAATCCCTGTGGCAATTGGTAGGGTAGATGGTCATGCACTTTTGGTAAATCAAGCTGCAATTGATTTATCAGGAATATCAAAAAACACCAAAGTTTCTGGAGGTGAGATAATTATGAAAGACGGAGAAATGACAGGTGTTTTAATTGATGCTGCTATGGATTTCATCAAGTTTCCGTCAACTTCTAAAAAAGAAGCAATACAAGGATTGTTAGATGCAGAGAAAATATCATTTTCTTATGGTTTAACAACTGTAGATGATGCTGGAATATCTAAACAAACAATTGAATTAATAGATAGTTTACAGCAAACAAACGATTTAAAAATGAGAGTTTATGCAATGGTTTCTGGTGATAATCAACAAGAAATAGATTATTACATAAATAAAGGAATTGTAAAAACGGATAGATTAAATGTGCGTTCTTTTAAAGTTTATGGAGATGGCGCTTTAGGTTCTAGAGGTGCTGCAATGCGTAAACCATATTCAGATAGAGAGAATCATTTTGGAGCGTTAATTTATTTCCCAGAAAGATATCAAGAAATTGCGAAACAAATTGCTGCTTCCGATTATCAAATGAATACGCATGCTATTGGAGATTCTGCAAATACTTGGATGTTAAAAACCTACAAAGAAGTTTTAAAAAATGCTAAAAATAGACGTTGGAGAATTGAACATGCGCAAATAATATCTAAAGAAGATTTTAAAAACTTCGATAATATTTTACCTTCTGTACAACCAACTCATGCAACATCAGATATGTATTGGGCAAAAGATAGAGTAGGAGCAGAAAGAGTAAAAGGAGCCTATGCATTTAAAGACCTATTGAATCAATATGGGAAAATTGCGTTGGGAACTGATTTCCCGGTAGAACAAGTAAACCCGTTTTTAACTTTTTATGCAGCAACTATTAGAAAAGATGTAAATAATTATCCTGAGAATGGTTTTCAGATGGAAAATGCGTTAACTAGAGAAGAAACGCTAAAAGGAATGACCATTTGGGCAGCTTTTTCTAATTTTGAAGAAGATGAAAAGGGTAGTATTGAAGTTGGTAAATTTGCAGATTTTGTAATTTTGAATCAGAATATTATGGAAGTTGAAGGAAGTAAAATTCCTGAAACTAAAGTAGTTTCAACTTTTGTAAATGGAGAGCAAGTTTATTAA
- a CDS encoding DoxX family membrane protein — translation MEVFVLILKIIFGAFFCFAGTMHIIKPKFFKYFIPDFLPKLLVNYVVGVIEFGLGIALFFTSITKSAAAGIFILLILFLPIHIWDATKIRPAIGSKKVAVFRILLQFLLMYLACLIYLNS, via the coding sequence ATGGAAGTTTTTGTTTTAATTCTTAAAATTATTTTTGGAGCTTTTTTCTGCTTTGCAGGAACTATGCATATTATAAAACCTAAATTTTTTAAGTATTTTATTCCAGATTTTTTACCAAAATTATTGGTAAATTACGTTGTTGGTGTTATAGAATTTGGTTTAGGAATAGCATTGTTTTTTACTTCAATAACTAAAAGTGCAGCAGCAGGAATTTTTATTTTGTTGATTCTTTTTCTTCCAATTCATATTTGGGATGCAACAAAAATTAGACCAGCAATTGGTTCTAAAAAAGTTGCAGTTTTTAGAATATTACTTCAATTTTTATTGATGTATTTAGCATGCCTAATTTATTTAAACTCTTAA